Below is a genomic region from Glaciihabitans sp. INWT7.
TTGCACCGAGACCAGGGTGCCGTCGGAGAGGCTCAGCTGAGTGCGTCGGAGGGAGCCGAGGAAGCTCGATGCGACGACTCTCGCCGCGAAGCTGCCGGGTGTCGTCGGAGCGACGAGCAGCAGGTCCTCAGGCCGCACGAGGGCGAGCACCGGCCCGCTCAGCGCGGGCGACCCGAGTACGTCGAGCGTCTCGCCGTACAAGCTGACCCGTCCGTTCGACAGGGTGGCGGGCATCCGGTTGCTGAGGCCGACGAAAGCCGCGACGAAGGGTGTCGACGGGGTCGTGTAGAGCTCCTCAGGGGTGCCGATCTGCTCGATGTTGCCGTCGCGCATCACGGCGACCCGGTCGGCCACCGCGAGGGCCTCTTCCTGGTCGTGCGTCACGAACAGCGTGGTGATTCCCAGGTCGGTCTGGATGCGACGGATCTCGTCGCGCAACTGCACCCGCACCTTGGCATCGAGGGCAGAGAGCGGTTCGTCGAGCAGAAGCACGCGCGGCCGGGTCACCAGCGCTCGGGCCAGCGCGATGCGCTGCTGCTGTCCGCCGGAGAGCTGGTGAGCGTAGCGGGCCGCGAGGTGGCCGAGGCCGACGAGCTCGAGGCTCTCGGCCGCACGAGCGCGACGGTCGCCGGCCGCGACCTTGCGCATGCGCAGCCCGAACTCCACGTTCTCGACGGCGGTGAGGTGAGGGAAGAGCGAGTAGGACTGGAACACCATCCCTATGTCGCGCTTGTTCACCGGCACATCCACCACATCGACGCCGTCGATGAGGATGCTGCCCCCGTTCACCTGCTCCAGGCCGGAGAGGGCGCGAAGCGCGGTCGTCTTGCCACACCCCGAAGGCCCGAGCAGGGCAACGAACTCGCCCGGTCGTACCGAGAGGTTCACTCCGGTGAGGGCGCGGTGGCCGGCATAGTCCTTGACGACGTCGATGAGCTCGACTGTTGCGCCGCCGGTCGAGGCTGAGGGGGAAGCGGAAGTCATGAGGCCTTCTTCACGGAACGGGTACGGCGGTCGGATGCGAGGCGGCCGATGAGCAGGAGCAGGACGAATGCGAACGCGAGCGCCAGCAATGAAAAGATCACGGCGACGAAGGGGTCGCTCTTGGAGACCTGCACGAGAGCCGTCTGCAGGTTCACACGGTTGAGCAGCGAGGCGATGGTGAACTCCCCGAGCACCACCGCCACGGTGATGAACGAGGCCGCCAGGATGCCGCGGCGAAGGTTGGGCAGGATGACCCGCCACAACACGCTCCCCCAGCCGGCACCGAGCGAACGCGCAGCCTCGGACAGCGTCACGACATCCACGGCACTCAGGTTGGACTGGATCGCCCGGTAGGCGTAGGGCAGCACGGTGACGCCGTAGGCGAAGGCCAGCGTCCAGATCGAGGAACCCGCCAGTCGGGCCACCACCGAATACACGGGAGCGAGACCCACGACCATCACGATGGCGGGCACCGTGATCGGGATGATGCACACGAACTCGAGCACGCGCCGCAGTCGCGGAAACTGCAGCTGCACCAGGATCATCGTGGGCAGCAGGATCACGAGGATGATCACGACGGTCACCACCGCGAGCAGAAGCGAGTTGCCGAGGCCGGTGAAGATCGCGGCGTAGGTGACCGTCGCCGTCGGGGAGAAGACACCGGCCCAGTGGGTGAGGGTGTAGCCGCCCGCAAGATTGCGAAAACTGAATTCGAGCATCGCGATGATGGGGATAGCGAACACGACGCCGACAACGCCGAGAATCACGGTGCGGGCGACCCGCCCGGGCGCCGCCCCCACGGGGCGCACGCCGCTCACTGCTGCCACCGGGTCGTGCGCGACTGCAGGGCGGAGTAGCCCCACATCAGCACCACCATGATCACGATCATCCCGAGTGCGAGCGCACCGGCCATGTTGCTTCGCCCGAGCACGGTCTCGCTGATGAGGGCCGCGCGGATCTGCAGCGGCACGATCTGCGCCCCCTGGCTGATGAGTGCCGCCGCCGTGGCGTACGACGAGAACGCGTTGGCGAAGAGAAGCAGAAGGCTGCCGAGGAACGACGGTGCGAGCACCGGTCCGGCGATACGCACCCAATAGGTGAGGCGAGTTCCGCCGAGCGTGGCGTTCGCCTCGGCCCACTGCGGCTTCAGCCCCTCGAGCGCCGGCATGAAGGTGATGATCATGAGCGGCACCTGAAAGTAGATGTAGGGCAGCAGCAGTCCAGGCACTTGGTACAGCCAGACCCCGTTCGAGAAGATGTCGATCCCGAGTCCGCGTAGAAACACGGTCACGAAGCCCTGGATGCCGATGGTCGCGATGAATGCGAAGGCAAGCATCACCCCGCCGAATTGCGCGAGCACACTCGCGGCGGAGTCGACCATCGACCGGAGCGCGCCCTGCGGATTCATGCCGAGCAGGGCGTAGCAGACGAGTGCGCCCACGACAGCGCCGACCACCGCGGTGACGGCCGAGACCCAGAACGAACTGGCGAAGGTCTTGAGGATGTCCGGGGCGAACAGCGCGGCGACGTTGGCAAGGGTGAAGTGCCCCTGCGCGTCGAACAGCCCGGAGAGCACGGCGAGCACCGTGGGGATCGCGAGGAAGAGCAACACATACAGAGCGAACGGCGTGAGGCCGAGCACGGAAGGCGACACGGAGACGAGCCGCCGCGCGGTGCGCGGCGGACTCGTCTCGACGGTCACAGCGATGGGGTGGTCATCGAGGTGGGACTTTCCGGTTGAGATGGTGCTACTGGGCTACTGCCGCAGCCCACTTCGCGGTGAGCAGTGCGCCCGCGCTGGTGGTCTGGGCATCCGTCGGAGAGACGAACTCGGACGGCATCTTGCCGGCGACGGCCTGGGCGCTCTTGTCTGTCGTGCCGGCCTTGTCCATCGCGGCGATCTGCACCGGGAACGCGCCGGCGGCCAGATAGAGGTTCTGCACGGCGGGGCTGTAGACGAACTCCTCCCAGAGGCGGGCGGCCGCGGGGTGCGGAGCGTCCTTGTTGATCGCCTGGTTGTAGTAGCTGCCGTAGGCGCTGCCCGGGAAGACGACGGTCTTCCAGTTCGGGGTGGTCGCGGCCTGCGCGAGGTTGTTGTAGCTCCAGTCGAAGACGACCGGGGTCTCGCCGGAGGCGATCGTCGCCGGGGTCGGGTCGAGCGTGAGGAAGTTGCCCGCCTTGCTGAGCTTCTGGAAGAAGTCGATGCCCGGCTGGAAGTCGTCGGCGGTGCCACCGTTCTGGATGGCCGCGAGTCCGACCGCAGCGAAGGCCGCACCGGCCTGGGTCGGGTCTCCGTTGATGGCGACCTTGCCCTTATAGGCGCTTCCCAGCAGGTCTGAGAGCTTCTTCGGTGCCGTCTTGATCACCTTGGAGTCGTAGCCGACCGACATCAGTCCGGTGTAGTCGTTGACCCAGAGACCGGTCTTCTCCTTATTGGCCTCGGGAACGTCGGCCCAGGTGGAGACCTTGTACGGGGCGAATTTCGCGGTGCTGGCGAGGGCGACGGCGGGGCCGATGTCGAAGACATCCGGAGCCGTGTCCTGGCCGGCGAGGTCGTCGGCAGCCTTGATCTCCTCGGCGCTCGAGCCGTCGGGGTTCGCGGAGTTGACGGTGATCTTGGGGTACTTCTTCTTGAACGCGGCGATGATCTTGCCGTAGTTCGCCCAGTTGTCGGGCAGGGCGATCACGTTGAGTGCGCCCTCCTTGTTGGCTGCCTTCACCAGGCCGGCCATGTCACCGAATGCGGAGACGCTCGTTGCGGTCTTGGCGTCCGCGGCGCCGGATGCTGCGGGGGTCGGCGTGCTGGAGCACGCGCTGAGTGAGATGGTGATCGCGGCGACTGCTGCGATTCCGACGATGGTGCGCCTGTTGAACACTTTTCCTCCATTGGGCCGCTCGGCCGCCTGCGCTGTGAGCAGACAGTGGGTACCGTCACGACCTCTGTGGAGGCTAGGCAACGACACTGTCCGCCATGGGTCCCGTCGGTGAACGGGAGGCTAACGACGACCCTACGGCACCCAAACGGGGCGGCGAAAGGTCTCCGCGCCTCGATAGTGTCGAGGCGTGCCAGATTGTGCCGAGAAGTGAGCGACCGCGAGATCTCCGCCGCCCAGGCCCGCCGAATCGCGCTCGCCGCGCAGGGATTCGGGCGGCCACGTCCGGCCGATCCGGGCATCCGCCAGCTCAATTCCACGATCGACAGGCTGGGGCTGCTGCAACTCGACTCGGTGAACGTGTTCGAGCGCAGCCACTATCTGCCGATGTTCGCCCGGATCGGCGCCTACGACAAGGCCGATCTCGACCGCCTCACCTTCGGGCGGAAGAGCAGGTTCGTCGAATACTGGGCACACGA
It encodes:
- a CDS encoding ABC transporter ATP-binding protein, with translation MTSASPSASTGGATVELIDVVKDYAGHRALTGVNLSVRPGEFVALLGPSGCGKTTALRALSGLEQVNGGSILIDGVDVVDVPVNKRDIGMVFQSYSLFPHLTAVENVEFGLRMRKVAAGDRRARAAESLELVGLGHLAARYAHQLSGGQQQRIALARALVTRPRVLLLDEPLSALDAKVRVQLRDEIRRIQTDLGITTLFVTHDQEEALAVADRVAVMRDGNIEQIGTPEELYTTPSTPFVAAFVGLSNRMPATLSNGRVSLYGETLDVLGSPALSGPVLALVRPEDLLLVAPTTPGSFAARVVASSFLGSLRRTQLSLSDGTLVSVQHDVSEHPQPGESVAVRLRGNAVSVSGTDG
- a CDS encoding ABC transporter permease: MAAVSGVRPVGAAPGRVARTVILGVVGVVFAIPIIAMLEFSFRNLAGGYTLTHWAGVFSPTATVTYAAIFTGLGNSLLLAVVTVVIILVILLPTMILVQLQFPRLRRVLEFVCIIPITVPAIVMVVGLAPVYSVVARLAGSSIWTLAFAYGVTVLPYAYRAIQSNLSAVDVVTLSEAARSLGAGWGSVLWRVILPNLRRGILAASFITVAVVLGEFTIASLLNRVNLQTALVQVSKSDPFVAVIFSLLALAFAFVLLLLIGRLASDRRTRSVKKAS
- a CDS encoding ABC transporter permease subunit; translated protein: MTVETSPPRTARRLVSVSPSVLGLTPFALYVLLFLAIPTVLAVLSGLFDAQGHFTLANVAALFAPDILKTFASSFWVSAVTAVVGAVVGALVCYALLGMNPQGALRSMVDSAASVLAQFGGVMLAFAFIATIGIQGFVTVFLRGLGIDIFSNGVWLYQVPGLLLPYIYFQVPLMIITFMPALEGLKPQWAEANATLGGTRLTYWVRIAGPVLAPSFLGSLLLLFANAFSSYATAAALISQGAQIVPLQIRAALISETVLGRSNMAGALALGMIVIMVVLMWGYSALQSRTTRWQQ
- a CDS encoding ABC transporter substrate-binding protein, which codes for MFNRRTIVGIAAVAAITISLSACSSTPTPAASGAADAKTATSVSAFGDMAGLVKAANKEGALNVIALPDNWANYGKIIAAFKKKYPKITVNSANPDGSSAEEIKAADDLAGQDTAPDVFDIGPAVALASTAKFAPYKVSTWADVPEANKEKTGLWVNDYTGLMSVGYDSKVIKTAPKKLSDLLGSAYKGKVAINGDPTQAGAAFAAVGLAAIQNGGTADDFQPGIDFFQKLSKAGNFLTLDPTPATIASGETPVVFDWSYNNLAQAATTPNWKTVVFPGSAYGSYYNQAINKDAPHPAAARLWEEFVYSPAVQNLYLAAGAFPVQIAAMDKAGTTDKSAQAVAGKMPSEFVSPTDAQTTSAGALLTAKWAAAVAQ